Part of the Pseudoliparis swirei isolate HS2019 ecotype Mariana Trench chromosome 18, NWPU_hadal_v1, whole genome shotgun sequence genome is shown below.
CCTCTTCCCCCGCCCGGTGTGATCCAAGCAGCCTACACGGGTGAAATGTAAATACATCGAAAGTGATGTACAGAATATTTTGTgagtcttccttccttcctttttgttCCTCTCTTGATTCTCTAAATATCTCATTGTCTTCATTTGTGTCGGTCAAAATTGAGTTCTAGTTTTGTCAAGTGTTTTATAGCTTTTGCTTAGAAACCAAAATAATGATGATGCTTAAAGCTCATCCATAGTTTGTGATTTTTTACAGTTATTGTTGGGTAATGTTAGGGACAGAACAACATGTTTTAAGGGTAGAGCATTTGTACAGCTTAAATGTGCTAAATTCTAAATTTAGAGCTTTAATATAGTAGCAAAAAACCTTTATCTATACAAAGATATAGTggggtctacctgagcagagaataaAGTCGCTCTCCTGTGTGTTATCAGAGTTTCTCCGTGCTCGGTTTTTTAGCTATTAGCCCACATGTTATTGAAAGTTGTTACATTGTTTAATATTATATCCCTGAGTGTGGTGAAGAAATCatgttgaatgtatttaacataATTGCTATGGCATGTAGTATCCTAGTCTACGACATACTTTTATTATCATCCCATTACAATCAGAAGTCCAATTGTAATAGCAAAATGTGGATCTTAAAAGTGGTGTGCACCCTAAGGGTGCCATGCTCTTTAAATATTGGTTTACATTGGTAATAAAGCTGGTGTTTTTTCTgagaattttaatttttatgatTCATATTACAACACTGCCCCTCAGTGGAAaaacagttgaaaaataaaacactaacTATTATTTGGAAGGTTTATTTCATACATTATTAAATCATTTGGCTTAACATTTAAAGTTAAAGCATTATTAGGAgaatggttcatacaagtataTTTACATGTGTTACTCATTGGTAATAACAAATCTAAATCTAACTCGGATCCACTGCTGCAAAATCCACTCCAGTTTCCCTTAACTCTGATACTAACGCTGCCTTCAGGTACTCCTCGTAGATCCTAGCCCAAGGTTTAATAGACCTTGCATactgatctttttttaaattaactagCCTCTTATAAAATGTTGGAGCCTAATGAGTTTCCTTCCTTACAGCTAGCATATACTGAAATGGTCAACTGAAATGCAGACGTGCTTTTTGGGATTTGGTTAGTGTGTTCGTCAATTTAGGCATATCAAACTTAGAAAAAGCTACCATTAAAGGCTGTTTGGCggaaatccttttttttaaaaatacaagtCTTTGGGGATTAATTAAAATGGTGGCCGACAACAAGTCTTTGGGAGTTAACTAAATGGTATACACGTTATATAAATCGCCGAGGACTTTTACCTCCACCCTTGACAGCATAATTTCCATGCTGGCCGGAAAGGCAGCATCCGGCCTGCTGTAAACCGTGTAGTGGCTTCTGGAACGCCTCCTTCGACTAGGGCGGGCCCTTTCCGTGTCGCTGCTACAGGGATACCAAGATGGAAATGCAGGGGCTTTCTGGTGCCCAAAACATTCACATTCAACATGGCGCCCTCCACGGGACCACTTTGTCTCATCTTCAATCAGCGACAGGCCCGATACCTTATTTTATTTCCAACGAAAATGAAGCGAATGATCTACTGGGGCAGACGGAGCCACacagtgacaacaacaacaacaacaccaggcCGAGGACTTCACCGTTTCACCTACTGGCGGAAAATGGCAGCGGAGCGGCTTGTTCGCCTATCAGCAAACCACAACCGAGcgataaaacacatttaccGATCAACGGACCGAATGTCGGACTTCATAACGTGAGCACAGAGAAAGACAATGAGCTCGACGCGCTGCTCGGTTCGCGGGAGTTTGTGAAGACTGCCTGGAAATATGGGGTAGAATGCGGGGATACTGTAATGCAAATGGCGCTGCCTCTGTTTGAAGGGGAAGAGGAACCGATGCCACAGAGGCAGTTAACGTTACCGTTTCCAGTTTTACGGCAACAGCGTGAGGACAAGCAGCCGGCACTCGCCAGCCACAGCGCTACTCTGCCGGGGAGCTTCAGCACGGCGAATCGGACTGAGAAAACCACCCAGGAATTGTAtgttgtttttaatgtcgtgcaAGAGGATGGCAACGGCGAAGCGAGTAAACAGCGGCCGGACGTGTCCCCGGAGGGTTGCGATCGAATGAAAGGTAAAAGACCAGCGTGCTCTAATGCAAATCCCTATGGCTCCATGGAGGGTGGAAACAGCAGTGACGTTATTCTGTATGAATCTAACGACAACTTAAACTGTCTTGATGCCCAGGCCCTGAAAAAAGCCGACCATGTTTTCAATTTGATAAACGACCACGCCACCGTGGGTAACGCGAAACAGACTCGATATCACCACACCGTCGAGGATGTTGTTTTGACAAACAAATATGGTGATAAGATATGTGGCCAGATTTGCACCGAAAACAATGAAAGTAAACTGGTCAGGGAGCTCTCGTCGCACTCCCGTGTTGACGAGAGCGGAGCCTTGATTTCAGGAAGCTCTGGTGTCGCGGAAGCCATGGACACCTCGGACTTTATTCCAGAGCCAGCGGGGCTGCAGGGCAACGCAAACCCGGTCACGGTCTCCACAAGTCCGCCCGCGAGTGAAACCTTTTCCGGTACCATCACAATAAACAACCAAAGCATCATAGTGACGATAGAAAACGGGATACTGACTCTCgctgccccaccagagggatATGTGCACAAAGAGGACGACATGGTCAGCTTAAAGGAGCACCTAGGCATGAAAGACCATGAGGACATTGTTCTTCTCAACTATGACAGTGGCACTAAATCCATCGGGAAGATCAGCACCCTGGCAGTGTCCAGCTCCAGCCAGCAGGAAGAGCCCAGGCCTGGTTTGTCTGTGAGTGACTCCGAGCTGGCTCTGGTGGATGACTGCTCGTTATCAGAGCTTGGGACATCTCTGGACTCCTGTCCCTTAGTGAAGCAGGAGCCAGGGACGCTGTACGCTGTGACAGAGGCCGATCTGGTTACCCCGGCGCCCAAAACTATTGCGGCAGACTGTGACAGGCGGGACTTCCAGTCTGTGCCGCTCATACGGTCCAAGAAGGAGGCCGTGGCTTCTTTTGGGTGCCCAGAACCAGGCTGCTTCAGCGTATTTAACACGCGTCAGAAACTCAAAGTCCACTTCCTGCACCATGCCGAGGACCCACGCCTCTACAAATGCACCGTCGAGGGCTGCGGCTGGGCGTTTGCCACCTCTTACAAGCTGAAGCGGCATCTTCAGTCCCACGATAAGCAGCGGCCGCACACCTGTCCGTTCAAGGGCTGCGGGCGGCGGTTCACCACGGTCTATAACCTCAAGGCTCACTTTAAAGTCCACGAGCTGGACAACGCCTTCGTTTGCGAGGTCTGCAGCGAGAGGTTTCGCAGTGCGACGCGACTCACCAATCACCAGAGGGTCCACTTCGAGCCGCAGAGGCCGCACAAGTGTGAATTCCCAGGTAACACAAGCTGAATGTTGGATTTGTATCTCAATACTTTGCTTGTGTTTTATCATATTAACACTCCCCCTTATGAAGCAGATGACCTCTACACAAAGTAAGTGGAGTCACACATGTGGAACATTATGCTAGTAATCTGTACCCACCCCACCATGTTTATCTTCTCTATAAATCTGGTATTTTATCCCAAAGACGATCTACTCTTGTCGTCCTTCACGTTTCCCTCTTGTCATGTGCAGGCTGTGAAAaaaccttcatcaccttcagtGCCCTGTTCTCCCACAATCGCACTCACTTCCGAGAAACGGGCCACTTCACTTGCAGCTTCCCGGGCTGCGACAAGACGTACGACAAGGCCTGTCGTCTCAAAATCCACATGAGAAGTCACACCGGTGAGCCGATGCAAGATGAGAGTACTCGATGTTGTTGCATTTAAGGGAACGCTGTCCAGAGTGTGGATGGTTGAGGctggtttttttaaagaataagtCATCCCCCAATCACATGATGCTACTTATGTGTTGCCCTCTATTCACTTAGTTCAGATGTAAGCAGCTGTTTGcatttttacaaaacaatatatTGTCACAATCGGCACTAATACGTTTCTGTTCAATAAGCAAGGTTTCAAAACAAACGATCTCCCTCCGTTTTCCATACTAATGCATACTAATGCATTTGGTCAAAACGCATCTCTCACTCGTTTCCACCGCTGGTGGCAGAATTCTGTCGTGctggagaacattcatgatttTGTTCTTTGACTGTTTCTTTGTGTACTTCACAAAAGTtgtgcagaaagaaaaaaaagcattggTAAGAAAAGGCGAGTCCTCAGTTTTGTGTACGTCGCCGCTGGACACGCATCTCACTAATCGCTCTAATAACGGCTGCTTCCTCCGCACGTtggctttttaaaattctgAATTTAACTGTACAACAGCTGCTTAGTATAGACAACGCCTGTATTCAGTTATCCATGTTTAATTAAACACTCGAGTCGATCAGTAATCAAAGCCACGTAGTCACGCCGCCAGTCAGGGCAGGACGTTACTGCTAAGACCCAATCGAGTAGCGAATGCAGGGGTCGCCGTCATCATTTTCTCAACGGTCTACGTTTCTGTCCGTCTACGCAACGAGGTAACCCTGGAGTTTTCAAACTGACCTAGCGTCAGTAGTGTTTTCAAATGCCACCCTTTTTGGGGGATTAAAGCCCTGGAGTAGTGTGGACGCGAGCTGTAAACGTAGCCCAAAGTTAGCCAGTCACAAGTCGTTGATCTTGGTCGTACTGGTTGTAGGTAAATTAAAATCGAATGTCCCGTTTCCAGGTGAGAGACCGTTTGTCTGTGACTCGGAGGGCTGTGGCTGGTCCTTCACCAGCATGTCGAAGTTGCTCCGACATAAACGGTAAGTGCTTATACAACGATACTGATTTTGTTTGACTAAACTTTAGTTCACCATTGCAGTCCTGCTTTATTTTGGGAAAAGTGAGTGTTGTTGAGAACCAGTATGTTTTCATTGTACGGGAAGTTTTGGTTCCCCCTGCCGTCTTACTTATTGTTATATCAGTTTTGATGTAGTTGAATCAAAATGGACAATTCTTTCCTTCCATTTTCTTAATGTATTCTCTGTCCACCAGTACTGACCTATATTCCTCTGTGTTTATCAGGAAACACGAAGATGACCGACGTTTTGTCTGTACAGAGGAGGGTTGTGGGAAATCCTTCACCCGGGCAGAGCACCTGAAGGGTCACAGTATCATCCACCTGGGTACCAAGCCCTTCCAGTGCCATGCGGAAGGTATGTACAGGTACCACAAATATAGTATAGGAGAAGGCGCTTTTGCTGGGAGAAAGTCATTATTCAAATGAGTTTTTTTGTCACtagtaaaataaaaagttattttcaCCGAGTCATTTCACATCATCTGAAGAGTTTATAATTTCTGACTTTTGTTTCTTTCATGTTCTTCAGGCTGTAATGCCAAGTTCTCAGCACGCAGCAGCCTGTACATCCACTCCAAGAAGCATAAGCAGGACGCCAGCACCCTGAGGACTCGCTGTCCGATGGCCAACTGCTCCAAGCACTTCTCTTCCCGCAGCAGCCTTAAGAGCCACATGCTCAAACACCACCACCTCAGTCCTGGTGAGTGACCAGCACAGCAATGCATGAACACTACTGATGCCTCCTCCTTCATCAGAGTGGTGCAGCTCATAGGCGGCCCACTTATGTCCAGGGTTAGGGACTGAACACCGGTTTTCAAGACCGAACCGCAACACACATTAcggtgcttcctttcggtgcaTGAGGAGCCGATTTGAAATTGAAaaacgatagcctatcatttataTAGCTACAGTAGCTGGCTAGAAAAGTAAACAGTCAAACATTTTAGCTGTATTTCtcaaaaaaatgtttaacaaTGTGACATGCAGCAAATGCAACAACAATTGCGTGGAGTGGAGGAAACGGGTCAGGTTTGATAAAGCATCTGGCAACGCATGCCATCCATTTGAAAGCGGAGACATGCACCGTGTTTGACTGTCTGCGTGAAGCCGTGCCGACCACATCAGCTCGGCAGGCTGGGAGCTCCCTGGCACctgcgatggggagaccggtcCCTTAACtccgatttaaaaaaagtaggccaacaaacaataaattagGCATAACTATATtcaagctagctcgtagctcgcgtgGGCTACTAGTGTGACAGTCTGATATTCAATGTTTGTCAGTGcagccatgagaacggcttttacagggaatacgGCCgaaaaggtttttaatgtcgtcgttttcaatcgtcgttttgcgctgcttctctttttttcaagtATCGGTTTAGGCATCGGCattggaaaaaacccaaacggtACCCATCCCTACTTATGTCTCTGTACAATTTGAATAATGTTATGGAATGTCAGGTTTCCATGGCAATCATGATCAAAAGAATTTACAATATTATCGTAATACCTATAGAAAATTTGAAAAAAGGTCTCAGACTTGTTTACTGTCCCGTTTTTCTCTGACAAAGAAATGACTACGTTAGTGAGACAGCAGGCCGTCAACGGCAGTATGAAACGGAACGGAAGGCGTTTCAGTGACCGCAACCACGAGAGGTCCTTGAGACCACAGCAACAACTGAATTCTCAGAATATTATTCAGGTGGGAGATTAGCTGTGCACAGAGGAgcacattcactcattcacggacacacacacacacacacacacacacacgtccattcTCATGGCACATAGATGATAAATTAGACAATACCACTATACTATGTTAACTTTACTGTCTCAGCCCCAAAGGTACACTTCACTATTCTTGAAAATAGTTTGTCTTGGGATTAAtgaacattttcaaaattgGAGCTAATTATGAAACCCATGAACATTCAGCAAACTAGAAGCAGTTATTTGTGATTGTTATGTTTTACTAAAATAAGGATTTGGTTTGTTGGTATACGATTGTATGAAACATGATGGATTTAGTCCATTAGTACCATAACATTTCCAGactttcccctctctccatcccagaTGTTCTCAGCCAGATGGAGACCACGCCCACCCTGACCCCCAGCAGCGAGCTCATCAGCTCCACCCCAACAACAGTGGCCGGGCCCGGAGTTGCCGGGGGCGACCAGCTGACCAACCTGGACCTCAGCTCTCTTTTCTCCGCCGTGCCGGGTGGGGGTGCACCCTCTGCTGGCATCGGAGTGGGGATTCCCGTCGCTGAGAGTGACTGTAACGGCACTTTTACCATGGACCTTTCCCTGGTCAGCTCAGGCATCCTCACCATTGACCCCTCCTCGGTCAGCACCACTATGGGGATCGGCACTAGTACCACGTTGGCCAAAGCCGCGGACCCTCTTATCCTGGCAGCCAGTGCTGATATGGGCCCCCATCACGGTTTGGAAGGATCAGTGGGCGACGTCCTGCCCCCACAGGGCACTCTCAATCTGGACGATGTGCAGACGGTCACCCCGGAGGCCCTGGGGACCCTCCCGGCTCTCACCGTGCAGGGCGCCGGTGCCTCTGTGGACCCCGCTCTGCAGCACCCACTCAGCTCCTCCAGTGCCCTGAGTGTGGAGCCCGCTGCCTCCCTTGCGGCGGCCCCTGTCGCAGAGCCGCTGGCCTCGCCctcggaggtggtggaggtgggtggcCAGGAGGGAGCGGGGCCGCTGCTGGGCTGCGTGGAGGCGCTGGGACctcaggagggagagaaaggcctCACCCAGTTTGTTTTCCCCAgtcacagcagcagcttcagccCACAGAAAGAACAGGAGCTCACTGCCATGTCACCAACCAGCTTCCTGGTGAGTTTTCATGCTGCCGTgcggtttaaagggttttataCCTGCTTTCCAGGACTTGGGGCGGACTACTGCAGATGTGAAGTTCTCTGAAGCCATGCGTTTCTCCAGAGGCAgctgtgtgatgtcactgttgGTTAAAAAGAAGTGACCGCACCTTGCTGCAGACTACATTAGCTACTACTAGCATAACGCACATCTTATGCTTTCCAGGTTTTGACGAGGGACACAAAAGTAAACAgatttgtaccttttttttaaaagccatcCATCGTCGGTCTGATGTTAAAGGACGCAATAAGACGGACAAAAACGTTAAATCTCATTTTCTAGGAGTACAATGCTAACTCAATGGAGTAGTCTTTCAACGAGCTATGTGTTTGTTGTATTCTATGATGTAACTCTGCTTGACTAGTAGGTATTAACCATAAAAAGCCTACATGGCGTATGTGGTCACTCATGCAGTCCTGTTTTGTACTTCAGGAGAGTGGAGGCTCAGCTAGGACTGACTACAGAGCCATCCAGCTGgccaaaaagaagaagcaacgAGGTCCTCCAGCCTCCTCTGGTGAGACGCATTTAATGCTCCAAGACGAGACGGAGAGGAGACCAAAGGGACTGAACTACAGCGAGTGACGTCTTTCTGCTGAATCCAGGGGTTTCAGGGTCGAGTCAGAGGAAAACTAAAGGAGTGAAGGCAGCGTCGTCTCCCACACCCATGGCTCCCTCTGGTGTTCGTTATGGTGAAGGAGCGGCAGCAGCAACCAATGGGGGCCTGACCCTGCGTGACCCCGTCACCGGGGCCCAGTATGTCCAGAttcagctgctgcaggtgagatCCCCAGACATCTCAGAATACAATTTCTCCCCCAACtacagtgcatgtgtgtttctgatgACATTACCACACGACTAAACCTGATTCAAATACTTCATAGAGCCGTGTTGAGAAAATAAAGCATAGCTGCTGTGGTAAGACATgctgatggatgtgtgtgtgtccatgcaggATGACCCTGCCAGTGATGGAGACCTGGCCTTCCAGCTGAGCTCTCAACCCTCCAGCTCCCACTCTCAGCTCACTGCCGACCTGCCTGTCAACATTTTACAGGTGGGAAGAGTTTAATTATCTTTTTAAACAGAACTCCATCAAGTGATACAGTGAAATCTTTATTTGAATACATCCACAAATGGAAATAAAAGAACACAATGATGGTGATAAAtgtagatatttaaaaaaaggagaatcTAAAATGTTTTGAGTCCTTCCTGTTAAAGAACACATGCAAACCCCTGCACTCGACAGCCCATATTTAGTTATTGGTGACATTTCCTTTGAACAGAACACCTTTCCAAGCTGTGTTTGACTTCACGGCTCGTGTTGGCACCGCCTGGGTTCCCGTGCTTCAGAGAAAACCTCAAATAGTTTAATTTTCTAGTCATTGAAAACACATGGAAATGGAGAAAGTCAAATGTCCTTGACAATGTGTTCAACATCTATCGGAGCTTCTCTTTATGGATGAGATTATTTTGGTCATGTTGTGTAAACGCACCCCCAAGGTCTGTCACATGGTAACGAGCTCGTTCAGGCCGGAGGACTTATTAAAAGGTGGTTTTCCTCACCGCTTGTTCTAAACGGTTGAATCATGTTAAATTGGCTTTTAGTTGGTTTTAAGTTGACGGGCTTGCTAGCTTGTTTTGCCAACATTGTGGCAGCagttattaacccttgtgttgccttcgggtcattttgacccgattcaatgtttaatgtcggtgttctttcgggagtcaacaaacaaacataaagtacctgacacttacttgttttctggagattttaatagctggggtcatattgacctcaagggtaaaatatgttagtaaatataaaggtaacaggaggattaaacattgaatcgggtcatattgacccgaaggcgacaggagggtgaaacattgaatcgggtcaaattgacccgaaggcaacacaagggttaaagcagcGATGTGAAGCGCCACTACGGGACAAAGCACAAATCTGAGGAGA
Proteins encoded:
- the si:dkey-156n14.3 gene encoding zinc finger protein ZXDC; the encoded protein is MEMQGLSGAQNIHIQHGALHGTTLSHLQSATGPIPYFISNENEANDLLGQTEPHSDNNNNNTRPRTSPFHLLAENGSGAACSPISKPQPSDKTHLPINGPNVGLHNVSTEKDNELDALLGSREFVKTAWKYGVECGDTVMQMALPLFEGEEEPMPQRQLTLPFPVLRQQREDKQPALASHSATLPGSFSTANRTEKTTQELYVVFNVVQEDGNGEASKQRPDVSPEGCDRMKGKRPACSNANPYGSMEGGNSSDVILYESNDNLNCLDAQALKKADHVFNLINDHATVGNAKQTRYHHTVEDVVLTNKYGDKICGQICTENNESKLVRELSSHSRVDESGALISGSSGVAEAMDTSDFIPEPAGLQGNANPVTVSTSPPASETFSGTITINNQSIIVTIENGILTLAAPPEGYVHKEDDMVSLKEHLGMKDHEDIVLLNYDSGTKSIGKISTLAVSSSSQQEEPRPGLSVSDSELALVDDCSLSELGTSLDSCPLVKQEPGTLYAVTEADLVTPAPKTIAADCDRRDFQSVPLIRSKKEAVASFGCPEPGCFSVFNTRQKLKVHFLHHAEDPRLYKCTVEGCGWAFATSYKLKRHLQSHDKQRPHTCPFKGCGRRFTTVYNLKAHFKVHELDNAFVCEVCSERFRSATRLTNHQRVHFEPQRPHKCEFPGCEKTFITFSALFSHNRTHFRETGHFTCSFPGCDKTYDKACRLKIHMRSHTGERPFVCDSEGCGWSFTSMSKLLRHKRKHEDDRRFVCTEEGCGKSFTRAEHLKGHSIIHLGTKPFQCHAEGCNAKFSARSSLYIHSKKHKQDASTLRTRCPMANCSKHFSSRSSLKSHMLKHHHLSPDVLSQMETTPTLTPSSELISSTPTTVAGPGVAGGDQLTNLDLSSLFSAVPGGGAPSAGIGVGIPVAESDCNGTFTMDLSLVSSGILTIDPSSVSTTMGIGTSTTLAKAADPLILAASADMGPHHGLEGSVGDVLPPQGTLNLDDVQTVTPEALGTLPALTVQGAGASVDPALQHPLSSSSALSVEPAASLAAAPVAEPLASPSEVVEVGGQEGAGPLLGCVEALGPQEGEKGLTQFVFPSHSSSFSPQKEQELTAMSPTSFLESGGSARTDYRAIQLAKKKKQRGPPASSGVSGSSQRKTKGVKAASSPTPMAPSGVRYGEGAAAATNGGLTLRDPVTGAQYVQIQLLQDDPASDGDLAFQLSSQPSSSHSQLTADLPVNILQEPSVMAEDDNGSDNSQFTGSTINLQDLE